One region of Anthonomus grandis grandis chromosome 22, icAntGran1.3, whole genome shotgun sequence genomic DNA includes:
- the LOC126748740 gene encoding actin-like protein 6B isoform X1, with amino-acid sequence MSGAVYGGDEVGALVFDIGHNTVRAGYAGEDCPKVDIPTTMGVWLDSEDEVSVPVTHYNIGLCAIHVWRPEMELSSFLKDGMVENWDMFENFLDYIYFCALKAVPRDHPILLSEPPWITSPKREEMAELMFEKYGVPAAYLAKNASLAAFANGRPTCLVLDSGATHTSAVPVHDGYVLTQAVAKSPVGGDYLSEQCRIYLQERGIELVPPSFVASKEVGRPEEPPNWQRRDVPYNLTDSWFAYMIKEVMQDFQATILQVSDSSYDEEIVKTMPTTHYEFSNGYHRDFGIERFKIPEPLFNPTNGQPILGVGSLVTTSAGMCDMDIRPSMYGNVVITGGNSCLQGFTERLNRDLAAKTPPSMRLKVISAPGVSERRFGAWTGGSILGSLGSFQQMWVSKQEYEEGGKAIVHTKCF; translated from the exons ATGAGCGGTGCCGTTTATGGTGGAG ATGAAGTAGGTGCACTAGTATTTGACATTGGTCACAATACTGTCCGAGCCGGATATGCAGGAGAAGACTGTCCAAAAGTAGACATCCCAACTACAATGGGGGTCTGGCTAGACTCGGAAGATGAGGTATCAGTACCTGTCACCCATTATAACATTGGACTATGTGCTATACATGTGTGGAGACCAG AAATGGAACTAAGTTCATTCCTGAAGGATGGCATGGTAGAAAACTGGGATATGTTTGAGAATTTCCTGGATTACATCTATTTCTGTGCCCTAAAAGCAGTTCCAAGAGATCATCCCATCCTTCTCAGTGAACCACCATGGATCACTTCACCTAAACGGGAAGAAATGGCAGAACTCATGTTTGAAAAATATGGAGTGCCAGCAGCATATTTGGCAAAAAACGCTAGCCTAGCTGCATTTGCCAATGGAAGACCAACTTGTTTGGTTCTCGACAGTGGGGCTACCCACACCTCTGCTGTTCCAGTACATGATGG TTATGTTCTCACACAAGCAGTGGCTAAATCTCCTGTAGGCGGGGATTATCTCAGTGAACAGTGCAGAATATATTTACAAGAAAGAGGTATTGAGTTGGTACCTCCCAGTTTTGTAGCATCAAAGGAGGTGGGGAGGCCTGAAGAACCACCTAACTGGCAGAGGCGAGATGTGCCTTATAATTTGACAGATTCTTGGTTTGCCTACATGATTAAG GAAGTAATGCAAGACTTTCAAGCAACCATCCTGCAAGTCTCAGACAGTTCCTATGATGAGGAAATAGTAAAAACCATGCCTACAACCCATTACGAATTTTCTAATGGGTACCACAGAGATTTTGGAAttgaaagatttaaaattcCAGAACCTTTGTTCAACCCTACAAATGGACAACCAATTTTGGGTGTAGGCTCTTTGGTAACAACCAGTGCTGGGATGTGCGATATGGATATAAGACCT tCCATGTATGGCAACGTAGTTATAACTGGAGGGAACTCTTGCCTTCAAGGGTTTACTGAACGATTGAACCGCGATTTAGCCGCCAAAACCCCTCCG AGTATGCGTCTTAAAGTGATCAGCGCACCAGGAGTTAGCGAAAGACGTTTCGGTGCTTGGACTGGAGGTTCCATATTGGGCTCACTGGGTTCCTTCCAACAAATGTGGGTCTCCAAGCAGGAATATGAGGAAGGTGGAAAAGCGATTGTTCACACAAAATGCTTTTAG
- the LOC126748740 gene encoding actin-like protein 6B isoform X2, translating to MGVWLDSEDEVSVPVTHYNIGLCAIHVWRPEMELSSFLKDGMVENWDMFENFLDYIYFCALKAVPRDHPILLSEPPWITSPKREEMAELMFEKYGVPAAYLAKNASLAAFANGRPTCLVLDSGATHTSAVPVHDGYVLTQAVAKSPVGGDYLSEQCRIYLQERGIELVPPSFVASKEVGRPEEPPNWQRRDVPYNLTDSWFAYMIKEVMQDFQATILQVSDSSYDEEIVKTMPTTHYEFSNGYHRDFGIERFKIPEPLFNPTNGQPILGVGSLVTTSAGMCDMDIRPSMYGNVVITGGNSCLQGFTERLNRDLAAKTPPSMRLKVISAPGVSERRFGAWTGGSILGSLGSFQQMWVSKQEYEEGGKAIVHTKCF from the exons ATGGGGGTCTGGCTAGACTCGGAAGATGAGGTATCAGTACCTGTCACCCATTATAACATTGGACTATGTGCTATACATGTGTGGAGACCAG AAATGGAACTAAGTTCATTCCTGAAGGATGGCATGGTAGAAAACTGGGATATGTTTGAGAATTTCCTGGATTACATCTATTTCTGTGCCCTAAAAGCAGTTCCAAGAGATCATCCCATCCTTCTCAGTGAACCACCATGGATCACTTCACCTAAACGGGAAGAAATGGCAGAACTCATGTTTGAAAAATATGGAGTGCCAGCAGCATATTTGGCAAAAAACGCTAGCCTAGCTGCATTTGCCAATGGAAGACCAACTTGTTTGGTTCTCGACAGTGGGGCTACCCACACCTCTGCTGTTCCAGTACATGATGG TTATGTTCTCACACAAGCAGTGGCTAAATCTCCTGTAGGCGGGGATTATCTCAGTGAACAGTGCAGAATATATTTACAAGAAAGAGGTATTGAGTTGGTACCTCCCAGTTTTGTAGCATCAAAGGAGGTGGGGAGGCCTGAAGAACCACCTAACTGGCAGAGGCGAGATGTGCCTTATAATTTGACAGATTCTTGGTTTGCCTACATGATTAAG GAAGTAATGCAAGACTTTCAAGCAACCATCCTGCAAGTCTCAGACAGTTCCTATGATGAGGAAATAGTAAAAACCATGCCTACAACCCATTACGAATTTTCTAATGGGTACCACAGAGATTTTGGAAttgaaagatttaaaattcCAGAACCTTTGTTCAACCCTACAAATGGACAACCAATTTTGGGTGTAGGCTCTTTGGTAACAACCAGTGCTGGGATGTGCGATATGGATATAAGACCT tCCATGTATGGCAACGTAGTTATAACTGGAGGGAACTCTTGCCTTCAAGGGTTTACTGAACGATTGAACCGCGATTTAGCCGCCAAAACCCCTCCG AGTATGCGTCTTAAAGTGATCAGCGCACCAGGAGTTAGCGAAAGACGTTTCGGTGCTTGGACTGGAGGTTCCATATTGGGCTCACTGGGTTCCTTCCAACAAATGTGGGTCTCCAAGCAGGAATATGAGGAAGGTGGAAAAGCGATTGTTCACACAAAATGCTTTTAG